Proteins from one Eriocheir sinensis breed Jianghai 21 chromosome 27, ASM2467909v1, whole genome shotgun sequence genomic window:
- the LOC127004092 gene encoding endothelin-converting enzyme homolog — translation MGFRNNRESSTGRPTELPVQSHVRGTGANEHNAQMNTLGRDDKSDKDASRRPQVSASPLGIPLSALSPRPEPERETLQERPGFSVKRLVVLSTAGIIVTGLVFVIVLVPLLNSKELPDSRSTDIPVSASDSDSDSEERFSRKTSVFLSQENSNRVDNALSDEEYYEFLITGVEKAMNLTADPCHDFYEYACGRWGVHNPPPQAVARWSNFDNMTLLLWSLMEVRLKQLSNDTILSQRTSEGDTQTSDSPLNNALPSVRALMIDYYKSCENEELLSQKDVVPLKGVLNQMDQMYTTASQELQPLQAFQKLLEFVHHDLHVYAFFSWKVETDNKIRDAMAIELNVPPAELIQQGTELEGKTDLIRAYGLYAKTLLELVGTFNSNSLDNEVSVIVEFFETFHPIKGSPLVNRTGVESLDELAPILEWQKYFNSAFNRVGVYITKDEQILSQVQDYLAVLSRHILLEISTHGVERLYVYLRWQVIQSYSQILHKPARNAILPLVREITKVNTTISNFRLRPCVKEVVERLPLATSHLLLEIFKENLPKTTISDNIQVVTEMADVIREEYIKYIDSFTWLEANAKSVLLEKLSKVAIKVGYPPIVDNPFELHDYFQNLTFNEDFFTNQMALLKFNRDNHMKLLRQPHLYSEWQVLSPLSVISFYLYRRNALLIPLGGLLHPVYSTRLPVYLAYATMGTLISHELGHSVDFVGRTRDMYGRVNITMWDEKTVEDFVKHVTCRVEQYSQAYYPIQGLQTISEVMADDPSVQTAFMAGSTHLQHHQLPATISNFLEKLNLSSEQLFFLYYAQMFCSTSSPENPLLGIKHYPPDWARVTATLANTPQFKAAFSCQKGTALNPDIKECKIW, via the coding sequence ATGGGATTCCGAAATAACAGAGAAAGTTCTACTGGGCGACCAACGGAACTACCTGTCCAGAGCCATGTGCGAGGGACTGGAGCAAATGAGCACAACGCCCAGATGAATACATTGGGAAGAGACGACAAATCTGATAAAGACGCTTCCCGGCGACCCCAAGTCTCAGCCTCTCCCCTGGGCATCCCTCTCTCCGCGCTTTCACCACGACCCGAGCCGGAAAGGGAGACCCTCCAGGAAAGGCCCGGGTTCAGCGTGAAGCGGCTGGTCGTCCTTAGTACAGCAGGAATTATCGTCACCGGTCTGGTGTTCGTGATCGTCCTAGTTCCGTTGTTAAATTCAAAGGAGCTTCCCGATTCTCGCTCCACCGATATCCCCGTAAGTGCTTCAGACAGTGACAGTGACTCAGAAGAAAGATTTTCAAGGAAAACTTCAGTGTTCCTGAGTCAAGAGAACTCAAACAGGGTAGACAATGCCCTCAGCGACGAGGAGTACTACGAGTTCTTGATAACAGGCGTTGAGAAGGCCATGAACCTAACAGCAGACCCCTGCCACGACTTTTATGAGTACGCCTGCGGGAGGTGGGGTGTTCACAACCCGCCCCCTCAGGCTGTGGCCAGGTGGAGCAATTTTGACAATATGACATTACTACTCTGGAGCTTGATGGAGGTGAGACTGAAACAACTTTCCAACGACACAATTCTATCACAGAGGACAAGTGAAGGTGATACACAAACGAGTGATTCCCCGCTAAATAACGCCCTTCCTTCTGTTCGTGCCCTTATGATAGACTATTATAAATCCTGCGAAAACGAGGAGCTGCTATCGCAGAAAGATGTGGTTCCGCTAAAAGGAGTGCTAAATCAAATGGACCAAATGTACACTACTGCTTCTCAAGAACTTCAACCCTTACAGGCATTCCAGAAGCTACTCGAGTTTGTTCACCATGACCTTCATGTTTATGCTTTCTTCAGCTGGAAAGTTGAGACAGACAATAAGATTCGGGATGCCATGGCTATTGAACTGAACGTGCCGCCCGCAGAGCTAATACAACAGGGAACAGAACTAGAGGGGAAAACAGACCTTATCCGAGCGTACGGTCTATATGCCAAAACATTACTAGAACTGGTTGGTACTTTTAACAGTAATAGCTTAGATAATGAAGTCAGTGTCATTGTTGAGTTCTTTGAGACCTTCCACCCAATTAAGGGATCACCATTAGTAAACAGGACAGGTGTAGAGAGCTTGGATGAACTAGCTCCTATTTTAGAATGGCAAAAGTATTTCAACAGTGCTTTCAATAGAGTGGGTGTATACATTACAAAAGATGAACAAATTCTCTCCCAAGTTCAGGACTATTTAGCAGTTCTCTCCAGACACATATTATTGGAAATTTCAACTCATGGTGTGGAGAGACTTTATGTGTATCTTCGGTGGCAGGTGATACAATCATACAGCCAGATTTTACACAAGCCAGCTAGGAATGCTATTTTGCCACTAGTTCGTGAAATAACCAAAGTCAATACAACAATTTCAAATTTCCGTTTGCGCCCCTGTGTCAAGGAGGTGGTAGAAAGGCTTCCCCTTGCAACAAGTCACCTGTTACTAGAAATCTTCAAAGAAAATCTTCCTAAAACAACCATCAGTGATAACATCCAGGTCGTCACAGAAATGGCTGACGTAATAAGAGAGGAATATATTAAATACATAGATTCTTTTACATGGTTAGAGGCTAATGCAAAAAGTGTCCTACTAGAAAAATTAAGTAAAGTTGCCATAAAGGTAGGGTACCCACCCATTGTAGATAATCCTTTTGAGCTACATGACTACTTTCAAAATCTGACATTCAATGAGGACTTTTTCACCAATCAAATGGCTTTACTAAAGTTTAATCGTGATAACCACATGAAACTCTTGCGACAACCACACCTATACAGTGAATGGCAGGTTCTGTCTCCCTTGTCTGTGATAAGCTTTTACCTGTACCGGCGTAATGCCCTTCTGATCCCTCTGGGTGGACTCCTACACCCTGTATATAGCACTAGGCTGCCAGTCTACCTGGCCTACGCCACTATGGGAACCTTGATCAGCCACGAACTGGGCCATTCTGTTGATTTTGTGGGTCGCACAAGAGACATGTATGGAAGAGTTAATATTACTATGTGGGATGAGAAAACCGTAGAAGACTTTGTAAAGCATGTCACGTGTCGAGTTGAGCAGTATAGTCAAGCCTATTATCCCATCCAGGGCTTACAGACTATCTCAGAGGTGATGGCTGATGATCCTAGTGTTCAAACTGCATTCATGGCAGGTTCCACCCACCTTCAGCATCATCAACTACCAGCTACAATAAGTAACTTCTTGGAAAAATTGAACCTTTCATCAGAGCAGTTATTTTTCTTGTACTATGCCCAAATGTTTTGTTCAACCTCAAGCCCAGAAAACCCTCTCCTTGGTATCAAACACTACCCTCCTGATTGGGCACGGGTTACAGCCACCCTTGCTAATACTCCACAGTTCAAAGCAGCATTTAGCTGTCAAAAAGGTACAGCACTGAATCCTGATATCAAAGAATGTAAAATATGGTAA